A genomic region of Aureimonas populi contains the following coding sequences:
- a CDS encoding precorrin-2 C(20)-methyltransferase, whose amino-acid sequence MSGRLIGLGTGPGDPELLTLKAVRALGEAHVVAHFAKRGNASNARRIVQAHLRPDHVELPLLYPVTTESPKAESAYRDAIEGFYEVAAAQVAAHLRAGRTVAVLSEGDPLFYGSYMHLHVRLSGSHPTEVVPGVTAMSGCWSAVGHPITQGDDILTVLPGTLGEDELAHRLAGSEAAVVMKVGRNLPKIRRALALAGRLQDAFYVERGTMPEMAACRLCERGEEAAPYFSIVLVPGWRARA is encoded by the coding sequence GTGAGCGGGCGGCTGATCGGCCTCGGCACCGGGCCGGGCGACCCCGAGCTTCTGACGCTGAAGGCGGTGCGGGCGCTGGGCGAGGCGCATGTCGTGGCGCATTTCGCCAAGCGCGGCAACGCCAGCAATGCGCGCCGCATCGTTCAGGCCCATCTGCGGCCCGACCATGTGGAGCTGCCGCTGCTCTACCCCGTGACGACCGAATCGCCCAAGGCCGAAAGCGCCTATCGCGATGCGATCGAGGGCTTCTACGAAGTCGCGGCCGCACAGGTGGCCGCGCATCTGAGGGCCGGGCGCACCGTGGCCGTGCTCAGCGAAGGCGATCCGCTCTTCTACGGCTCCTACATGCATCTGCACGTGCGCCTTTCCGGGAGCCATCCGACCGAGGTGGTGCCGGGCGTCACCGCCATGTCGGGCTGCTGGTCGGCGGTCGGCCACCCGATCACGCAAGGGGACGACATCCTCACCGTCCTGCCCGGCACGCTGGGCGAGGATGAGCTCGCCCACCGCCTCGCGGGGTCGGAGGCGGCGGTGGTGATGAAGGTGGGGCGCAACCTGCCGAAGATCCGCCGCGCGCTGGCGCTGGCCGGGCGCCTTCAGGACGCGTTCTACGTGGAGCGCGGCACCATGCCGGAAATGGCGGCCTGCCGCCTGTGCGAGCGCGGCGAGGAAGCCGCGCCCTATTTCTCCATCGTGCTCGTTCCGGGCTGGCGGGCGCGCGCATGA
- a CDS encoding precorrin-8X methylmutase yields MKSSFDYIRDGAAIYEKSFAIIRAEADLARFGPEEADVAVRMIHACGMVEAARDFVFAPGFVAAARGALAAGAPILCDAQMVAHGVTRARLPAGNAVLCTLSDPRTAPLAARLGTTRSAAALELWREHLAGAVVAIGNAPTALFHLLDMLADGAPRPAAILGMPVGFVGAAESKEALAQGDHAIPFAVVRGRLGGSAMTAAALNALARPGL; encoded by the coding sequence GTGAAAAGCTCGTTCGACTATATCCGCGATGGCGCGGCGATCTACGAGAAATCCTTCGCGATCATCCGCGCCGAGGCCGATCTCGCCCGCTTCGGCCCCGAGGAGGCCGACGTGGCCGTGCGCATGATCCATGCCTGCGGCATGGTGGAGGCGGCGCGGGACTTCGTCTTCGCGCCCGGCTTCGTGGCGGCGGCGCGCGGCGCGCTGGCCGCCGGCGCCCCCATCCTGTGCGACGCGCAGATGGTGGCCCACGGCGTGACGCGCGCCCGCCTGCCGGCCGGCAACGCGGTGCTGTGCACGCTGTCCGACCCGCGCACCGCGCCGCTGGCGGCCCGGCTCGGCACCACGCGCTCGGCCGCCGCGCTGGAGCTGTGGCGCGAGCATCTGGCGGGCGCGGTGGTGGCCATCGGCAATGCGCCGACCGCCCTGTTCCATCTCCTCGACATGCTGGCGGACGGCGCGCCGAGGCCCGCCGCGATCCTCGGGATGCCGGTCGGCTTCGTGGGCGCGGCCGAATCCAAGGAGGCGCTGGCGCAGGGCGACCACGCCATCCCCTTCGCGGTGGTGCGCGGGCGGCTGGGCGGCAGCGCCATGACGGCGGCGGCCCTGAACGCGCTGGCGAGGCCGGGCCTGTGA
- the cobG gene encoding precorrin-3B synthase gives MTGLRRGACPTLVEPMRTGDGLLARLHPRGRRLTGAQLAGLARAAADCGNGLLEIGARGSLQIRGLTQETAPRLAQAVAALGVEDEAGLTVETGALAGLDAREERDPRPLARRIRAGADRLAHRLGPKVSVTVDGGGALPLTGIGADVKLEAVAGGWIARVGAACFGPFAPDAAVEAALLVLRALAETGREARARHLEPAAWASLGPAIGHESAPAALPVGRFALKDGRWARGLALAFGQIEAAALADFARQAGEDIRLAPGRGLLILHESPAEDAAILGAAARAGLVGQEGDSRLLVSACAGAPACAGALLPARRIAAELARMRPGRRLHVSGCGKECARPPAPVISLVGREGECDIRAEGEGPSGELRALLARLGAEGLNWKEGRG, from the coding sequence GTGACCGGGCTTCGCCGGGGCGCCTGCCCCACCCTTGTCGAACCCATGCGGACGGGCGACGGCCTGCTGGCGCGCCTCCACCCGCGCGGCCGGCGCCTCACCGGCGCGCAACTGGCCGGGCTCGCCCGCGCGGCGGCCGATTGCGGCAACGGCCTTCTGGAGATCGGCGCGCGGGGCAGCCTCCAGATTCGCGGCCTGACGCAGGAAACCGCGCCGCGCCTGGCGCAGGCCGTCGCGGCGCTGGGCGTCGAGGACGAGGCCGGCCTGACGGTCGAGACCGGCGCGCTCGCCGGCCTCGATGCGCGGGAGGAGCGGGACCCGCGCCCCCTCGCCCGGCGCATCCGGGCGGGCGCGGATCGCCTGGCGCACCGGCTCGGCCCGAAAGTGTCCGTCACGGTGGATGGCGGCGGCGCGCTGCCGCTGACCGGGATCGGCGCGGATGTGAAGCTGGAGGCGGTGGCCGGCGGCTGGATCGCGCGCGTCGGCGCCGCCTGCTTCGGCCCCTTTGCGCCGGACGCGGCCGTGGAAGCGGCCCTCCTCGTGCTGCGTGCCCTGGCCGAGACGGGCCGAGAGGCACGGGCGAGGCATCTGGAGCCGGCCGCCTGGGCGAGCCTCGGCCCCGCTATCGGCCACGAGAGCGCGCCTGCGGCCCTGCCCGTGGGCCGCTTCGCGTTGAAGGACGGGCGGTGGGCGCGGGGGCTCGCGCTGGCCTTCGGCCAGATCGAGGCCGCCGCGCTGGCCGACTTCGCGCGCCAAGCCGGCGAGGATATCCGCCTCGCGCCGGGGCGCGGCCTGCTCATCCTGCACGAAAGCCCCGCCGAGGACGCGGCGATCCTCGGCGCGGCGGCCCGCGCGGGCCTCGTCGGGCAGGAGGGAGATTCGCGGCTCTTGGTCAGCGCCTGCGCGGGGGCGCCGGCCTGTGCCGGCGCGCTTTTGCCGGCGCGCCGCATCGCCGCGGAACTTGCCCGGATGCGCCCCGGCCGTCGCCTGCATGTGTCGGGCTGCGGCAAGGAATGCGCCCGCCCGCCCGCGCCGGTGATCTCGCTTGTGGGCCGGGAAGGGGAATGCGACATCCGCGCCGAGGGCGAGGGCCCGTCCGGCGAGCTGCGCGCGCTTCTCGCCCGGCTGGGCGCCGAAGGACTGAACTGGAAAGAGGGGCGCGGGTGA
- the cobN gene encoding cobaltochelatase subunit CobN → MHILATSSASLDDLIEPVDLRHEPAEMVALSFTDSDLAALSAAWNAGADALPGMRLAPLRDLRHPMSVDLWLERLAARVVLVRILGGYDWWRYGCDRLAAHARAHGIALALLPGECRERDERLEALSTVAREDYEALLACFREGGPDNMRRLLDRMAHLAGHERELTAARPFPKAGCHKPGHGAVPLESFEAKGRPVVPILFYRSMLLAGDAAPVEALAGALEERGILAVPLFVPSLRDGEAVRLVEEMAAALKPAALVTATAFSSGTEPGGATLFDRLGLPVFQVAVATTRRQAWEEGQRGLAPADLAMHVVLPELDGRVMAGAISFKHAGEPDAGLAAALQVNRPEESRIAQVARRIAAFLRLRATPRAERRLAILIPDYPASAGRMGYAVGLDVPQSVLEMLRDLADEGYRVEGIPATARDLMRRLERETMSLPLQALPPAPQAVEAAWGPPGEDAEGGAFLFRAVRFGHVTVALAPDRGRAADRRAEYHDPVLPPRHALLAFGQWLRESLDVHALVHLGAHGTLEWLPGKTVALSPDCFPEIVAGALPVIYPFIVSNPGEAAQAKRRIAAVTLGHLTPPLVGAGLSADQQALERLVDEYAQAEGLDRRRRDRLAALIVETAGRTGLSREAGVAEDEDPDAALLRIDAWLCDLKDFAVKDGLHVYGRAPEGEADPMRRLSAKAERAALLAALDGRHVSAGPSGAPARGRTDVLPTGRNLYTADPRTLPTETAFALGKAAAEEVVRCYAQEHGEPPRSLVMDLWGSASLRTGGEEIAQGLWLMGCRPRWDAGTGRVTGIEVLPPAALGRPRVDVTWRISGLFRDMFATQIALIDAAVAVVAARDEEEGENPLAASVRRGGGPARIFGSAPGTYGAGIEEQLASGRWESRADLARAYLGAASHAYGGADGEGRMQAGAFAERIAEADLLVHTGDDPGRDILEGSADVAFIGGFAAAVEALGGRADLVVLDTTDPARPRARSLKEAVTRTVRARALNPRFIEGQLRHGPRGAAEFAETVDRLVGFAETTGAVAPELIEAVHDAYLADPRLRAFLLEQNPAAARAMAERFQSARRRGLWHPRRNSLDEELAALIAEAGAS, encoded by the coding sequence ATGCACATCCTCGCCACCAGCTCCGCCTCGCTGGACGATCTGATCGAGCCTGTCGATCTGCGGCACGAGCCGGCGGAGATGGTCGCGCTGTCCTTCACCGACAGCGATCTGGCGGCGCTCTCCGCCGCGTGGAACGCGGGCGCCGATGCCTTGCCCGGCATGCGCCTCGCGCCCTTGCGCGATCTGCGCCACCCCATGTCGGTGGATCTGTGGCTGGAGCGGCTGGCCGCGCGCGTCGTTCTCGTGCGCATTCTCGGCGGCTATGATTGGTGGCGCTACGGCTGCGACCGGCTGGCCGCCCACGCGCGCGCCCACGGCATCGCGCTGGCGCTGCTGCCGGGCGAATGCCGCGAGCGCGACGAGCGGCTGGAAGCGCTCTCCACCGTGGCGCGCGAGGACTATGAAGCGCTTCTGGCCTGCTTCCGCGAGGGCGGGCCGGACAATATGCGCCGTCTCCTCGACCGCATGGCGCATCTGGCCGGCCACGAGCGCGAACTGACGGCCGCACGGCCCTTCCCGAAGGCTGGTTGCCACAAGCCGGGCCATGGTGCGGTGCCGCTGGAGAGTTTCGAGGCGAAGGGCCGGCCCGTGGTGCCGATCCTCTTCTACCGCTCCATGCTGCTGGCCGGCGACGCCGCGCCCGTCGAGGCGCTGGCCGGGGCGCTGGAGGAGCGGGGGATCCTCGCCGTGCCGCTCTTCGTGCCGAGCCTGCGCGACGGCGAGGCGGTGCGGCTGGTCGAGGAGATGGCGGCGGCGCTGAAGCCGGCGGCGCTCGTTACGGCCACGGCCTTCTCCAGCGGCACCGAGCCCGGCGGGGCGACGCTGTTCGACAGGCTCGGCCTTCCCGTCTTCCAGGTGGCGGTGGCCACCACGCGGCGGCAGGCCTGGGAGGAGGGCCAGCGCGGCCTCGCCCCCGCCGATCTGGCCATGCATGTCGTCCTGCCCGAGCTCGACGGGCGGGTGATGGCGGGCGCCATCTCCTTCAAGCACGCGGGCGAGCCGGACGCCGGGCTCGCCGCCGCCCTCCAGGTCAACCGGCCGGAGGAGAGCCGGATCGCGCAGGTCGCGCGGCGCATCGCGGCCTTCCTGCGGTTGCGGGCAACGCCGCGTGCCGAGCGCCGGCTCGCCATCCTCATCCCCGACTATCCCGCCAGCGCCGGGCGCATGGGCTACGCCGTGGGGCTCGACGTGCCGCAGAGCGTGCTGGAGATGCTGCGCGACCTGGCGGACGAAGGCTATCGCGTGGAGGGCATCCCCGCGACGGCCCGCGACCTCATGCGGCGGCTGGAGCGGGAGACGATGAGCCTGCCGCTGCAAGCCCTGCCGCCCGCCCCCCAGGCCGTGGAGGCGGCATGGGGCCCGCCGGGCGAGGATGCCGAGGGCGGGGCCTTCCTCTTCCGCGCGGTGCGCTTCGGCCATGTCACCGTGGCTCTGGCCCCCGACCGGGGCCGCGCGGCCGACAGGCGCGCCGAGTATCACGACCCCGTGCTGCCGCCGCGCCACGCGCTCCTGGCCTTCGGGCAATGGCTGCGCGAGAGCCTCGACGTGCACGCCCTCGTCCATCTCGGCGCGCATGGCACGCTGGAATGGCTGCCCGGCAAGACGGTGGCGCTCTCGCCGGACTGCTTCCCGGAGATCGTGGCCGGCGCGCTGCCGGTGATCTATCCCTTCATCGTCTCCAATCCGGGCGAGGCGGCGCAGGCCAAGCGGCGCATCGCCGCCGTCACGCTCGGGCACCTCACCCCGCCGCTGGTCGGCGCCGGGCTCTCCGCCGACCAGCAGGCGCTGGAGCGGCTGGTGGACGAATATGCGCAGGCCGAGGGGCTGGACCGCCGCCGCCGCGATCGGCTGGCCGCCCTCATCGTGGAAACGGCGGGGCGCACGGGCCTGTCACGCGAGGCCGGCGTCGCGGAGGACGAGGACCCGGACGCCGCGCTCCTGCGCATCGACGCCTGGCTGTGCGACCTGAAGGATTTCGCCGTCAAGGACGGCTTGCACGTCTATGGCCGCGCGCCGGAGGGCGAGGCCGACCCGATGCGGCGGCTGAGCGCGAAGGCCGAGCGCGCCGCGCTTCTGGCCGCGCTCGACGGGCGGCACGTTTCCGCCGGGCCCTCCGGTGCGCCGGCGCGCGGGCGCACCGACGTGCTTCCCACTGGCCGCAACCTTTACACCGCGGACCCGCGCACCCTGCCGACCGAGACGGCCTTCGCGCTCGGCAAGGCGGCGGCCGAGGAGGTGGTGCGCTGCTACGCGCAGGAGCATGGCGAGCCTCCACGCTCGCTGGTGATGGATCTGTGGGGCAGCGCCAGCCTGCGCACGGGCGGCGAGGAGATCGCGCAGGGGCTCTGGCTCATGGGCTGCCGCCCGCGATGGGACGCGGGCACGGGCCGCGTCACCGGAATCGAGGTGCTGCCGCCCGCCGCGCTCGGCCGCCCGCGCGTGGACGTGACATGGCGCATTTCCGGCCTCTTCCGCGATATGTTCGCCACGCAGATCGCGCTGATCGACGCGGCCGTGGCGGTCGTCGCCGCGCGCGACGAGGAGGAGGGCGAGAACCCGCTGGCCGCCTCGGTCCGGCGCGGCGGCGGGCCGGCCCGCATCTTCGGCTCGGCCCCCGGCACCTACGGGGCGGGCATAGAGGAGCAACTGGCGAGCGGGCGGTGGGAGAGCCGCGCCGATCTCGCACGCGCCTATCTGGGCGCCGCCTCCCATGCCTATGGCGGCGCGGATGGCGAGGGCCGGATGCAGGCGGGCGCCTTCGCCGAGCGGATCGCGGAGGCGGACCTTCTCGTCCACACGGGAGACGATCCGGGCCGCGACATCCTGGAAGGCTCGGCCGATGTCGCCTTCATCGGCGGCTTCGCGGCGGCGGTGGAGGCGCTGGGCGGCCGGGCCGACCTCGTGGTGCTGGACACCACCGACCCGGCCCGGCCGCGCGCGCGCTCGCTGAAGGAGGCGGTGACGCGCACGGTGCGCGCGCGCGCCCTTAATCCGCGCTTCATCGAGGGCCAGCTTCGCCACGGCCCGCGCGGGGCGGCGGAATTCGCCGAGACGGTGGACCGGCTGGTCGGCTTCGCCGAGACCACCGGCGCCGTCGCGCCGGAGCTGATAGAGGCGGTGCACGACGCCTATCTCGCAGATCCGCGCCTGCGGGCCTTCCTTCTCGAGCAGAACCCGGCCGCCGCGCGGGCGATGGCCGAGCGCTTCCAGAGCGCGCGGCGGCGGGGCCTGTGGCATCCGCGCCGCAACTCGCTGGACGAGGAGCTGGCCGCGCTGATCGCCGAGGCCGGGGCGTCGTGA
- a CDS encoding precorrin-3B C(17)-methyltransferase: protein MSGRLTVVGIGPGSPDQMTPEAARALAEASDLFGYKPYLDRLAPAPGQRRHVSDNREEVARAGAALDMAASGRSVGVVSGGDAGVFAMAAAVCEAIEAGPAGWRAVEFRVVPGVTAMLAVAARVGAPLGHDFCALSLSDNLKPWELVEERLRAVATAGFVIALYNPISRARPWQLGRAFELLREILPPETPVVFGRAAGRPDERMAVVPLGEAEAGLADMATCVIVGSRDTRIVPREGQPALVYSPRSAGRAAR from the coding sequence ATGAGCGGGCGTCTGACCGTGGTGGGAATCGGCCCCGGAAGCCCGGACCAGATGACGCCGGAGGCCGCGCGGGCGCTGGCGGAGGCGAGCGATCTGTTCGGCTACAAGCCCTATCTCGATCGCCTGGCGCCGGCTCCCGGCCAGAGGCGGCATGTCTCGGACAATCGCGAGGAGGTGGCGCGCGCCGGCGCGGCGCTGGACATGGCGGCCTCGGGCCGCAGCGTGGGCGTCGTCTCGGGCGGGGATGCCGGCGTCTTCGCCATGGCGGCGGCGGTGTGCGAGGCCATCGAGGCCGGGCCGGCGGGCTGGCGCGCGGTGGAGTTCCGCGTCGTGCCGGGCGTCACCGCCATGCTGGCGGTGGCGGCGAGGGTGGGCGCGCCGCTGGGGCACGATTTCTGTGCCCTCTCCCTGTCCGACAATCTGAAGCCCTGGGAGCTGGTGGAGGAGCGCCTGCGGGCCGTGGCCACGGCCGGATTCGTCATCGCGCTCTACAACCCGATCAGCCGCGCGCGGCCCTGGCAGCTCGGCCGCGCCTTCGAGCTTCTGCGCGAGATCTTGCCGCCGGAGACGCCGGTCGTCTTCGGCCGTGCCGCCGGGCGGCCCGACGAGCGAATGGCGGTCGTGCCGCTGGGCGAGGCCGAGGCGGGCCTCGCCGACATGGCGACCTGCGTGATCGTCGGCTCGCGGGACACGCGAATCGTGCCGCGCGAGGGGCAGCCGGCGCTCGTCTATTCGCCGCGCTCGGCGGGCAGGGCCGCGAGATGA
- a CDS encoding cobalt-precorrin-6A reductase translates to MMKHILILGGTGEARRLADRLAGTARVTLSLAGRTERPLAALAEMRSGGFGGAAGLARFMVEAKVDVLVDATHPFAARISHNAELVARQAGLPLLVVERPAWEKADGDRWIEAADMAHAAASIGPAPRRVLLAVGRQELAPFAAHPQHAYLIRSVDPAELPPGLAHARAILARGPFDEAQERALLLREGIEMVVAKNSGGDATYGKIAAARALALPVVMVRRPRPRPPGAVAGVEEALAHLAALPAERGE, encoded by the coding sequence ATGATGAAACATATCCTCATCCTCGGCGGCACAGGCGAGGCGCGGCGTCTGGCGGACCGGCTGGCCGGCACGGCGCGCGTCACGCTGTCGCTCGCCGGCCGCACGGAGCGCCCGCTCGCTGCGCTGGCCGAAATGCGCAGCGGCGGTTTCGGCGGCGCGGCGGGGCTGGCGCGCTTCATGGTCGAGGCGAAGGTCGATGTCCTGGTGGACGCCACGCACCCCTTCGCCGCGCGCATCTCGCACAACGCCGAACTCGTCGCGCGGCAGGCCGGCCTGCCGCTGCTCGTGGTCGAACGGCCCGCCTGGGAGAAGGCGGACGGCGACCGCTGGATCGAGGCGGCCGACATGGCCCACGCCGCGGCCTCGATCGGCCCGGCGCCCCGGCGCGTCCTCCTCGCCGTCGGCCGGCAGGAGCTGGCGCCCTTCGCCGCGCATCCGCAGCACGCCTATCTCATCCGCAGCGTCGATCCGGCCGAGCTTCCGCCCGGTCTTGCGCACGCGCGCGCCATCCTCGCGCGAGGCCCCTTCGACGAGGCCCAGGAGCGCGCCCTCCTGCTGCGCGAAGGCATCGAGATGGTCGTTGCCAAGAACAGCGGCGGGGACGCGACCTATGGCAAGATCGCCGCCGCGCGCGCGCTGGCGCTTCCGGTCGTCATGGTGCGCCGGCCCCGGCCGCGCCCGCCCGGCGCGGTGGCGGGGGTGGAGGAGGCGCTGGCTCATCTCGCGGCCCTGCCCGCCGAGCGCGGCGAATAG
- the cobW gene encoding cobalamin biosynthesis protein CobW produces the protein MTASPARVPCTIVTGFLGAGKTTLIRHVLQNAHGTRLAVIVNEFGDVGIDGELLRGCGVENCADEDIVELANGCICCTVADDFVPALDKILAREPRVDHILIETSGLALPKPLVQAFQWPGVKSRVTVDGVVAVVDGPALAEGEVTGDRAALEAQRAADESLDHDDPVEEVFEDQLACADLVILSKSDRLDEAARARVLAAVKAHLPRAVKIVPSEGGRIDPGVLLGLGLAVEEDIENRRTHHDGELDHEHDDFDSFVVELPAIASPDDLAARVEAAARAQHVLRLKGFAHVEGKPMRLLVQAVGARVSHHYDRAWEPGEARTTRLVVIGLKGLDRAAVETLLAA, from the coding sequence ATGACCGCCTCTCCCGCCCGCGTGCCCTGCACGATCGTCACCGGCTTCCTGGGCGCCGGCAAGACGACGCTCATCCGCCATGTGCTCCAGAACGCGCATGGCACGCGCCTGGCCGTCATCGTCAACGAGTTCGGCGACGTGGGCATCGACGGCGAGCTTCTGCGCGGCTGCGGCGTGGAGAATTGCGCCGACGAGGACATCGTGGAACTGGCCAATGGCTGCATCTGCTGCACCGTGGCCGACGATTTCGTGCCCGCGCTCGACAAGATTCTCGCCCGCGAGCCGAGGGTGGACCACATCCTGATAGAGACCTCGGGCCTCGCCCTGCCCAAGCCGCTGGTGCAGGCGTTCCAGTGGCCGGGCGTGAAGAGCCGGGTGACGGTGGACGGCGTCGTCGCCGTGGTGGACGGGCCGGCCCTCGCCGAGGGAGAGGTGACGGGCGACCGCGCCGCGCTGGAGGCGCAGCGCGCCGCCGACGAGAGCCTCGACCATGACGACCCGGTGGAGGAGGTGTTCGAGGACCAGCTCGCCTGCGCCGATCTCGTCATCCTTTCCAAGAGCGACCGGCTGGACGAGGCGGCCCGCGCCCGCGTGCTGGCGGCGGTAAAGGCCCATCTGCCGCGCGCGGTGAAGATCGTCCCCAGCGAGGGAGGGCGCATCGACCCCGGCGTCCTCCTCGGCCTCGGCCTTGCCGTGGAGGAGGATATCGAGAACCGCAGGACCCATCATGACGGCGAGCTCGACCACGAGCACGACGATTTCGACAGCTTCGTGGTCGAGCTGCCGGCTATCGCGAGCCCGGACGACCTCGCCGCCCGCGTGGAGGCGGCGGCGCGGGCGCAGCACGTCCTGCGGCTGAAGGGCTTCGCCCATGTGGAGGGCAAGCCCATGCGGCTTCTGGTGCAGGCGGTGGGCGCGCGCGTCTCGCACCATTACGATCGCGCCTGGGAGCCGGGGGAGGCGCGCACCACGCGCCTCGTCGTCATCGGCCTCAAGGGGCTGGACCGGGCGGCCGTGGAAACGCTGCTCGCGGCCTGA
- a CDS encoding DUF1636 family protein, which translates to MSLTNGSRDPSPALADDVGDVTIVVCSSCRRESDPQDQPRPGAVLAEDTRRAAQGTGIRVTHVACLGNCKRALSAAILKSGSWSYIFGGLEPGSGADLVAGAGLLAGSRDGLMPFRPRPASLKGGMVARIPPFDHLKDLP; encoded by the coding sequence ATGTCTTTGACGAACGGTTCGCGCGATCCGTCGCCCGCCCTTGCCGACGATGTCGGCGACGTGACCATCGTGGTCTGCTCCTCCTGCCGCCGGGAGAGCGACCCGCAGGACCAGCCGCGCCCCGGCGCCGTGCTGGCCGAGGATACGCGCCGGGCCGCGCAGGGCACGGGCATCCGCGTCACCCATGTCGCGTGCCTCGGCAACTGCAAGCGCGCCCTGAGCGCCGCCATCCTCAAATCCGGCTCGTGGAGCTACATCTTCGGCGGGCTGGAGCCAGGCAGCGGCGCGGACCTCGTGGCCGGGGCCGGGCTGCTGGCCGGCTCGCGGGACGGGCTCATGCCCTTCCGCCCCCGCCCGGCCTCGCTGAAGGGCGGCATGGTGGCGCGCATTCCCCCATTCGATCACCTGAAGGATCTGCCATGA